A single window of Periophthalmus magnuspinnatus isolate fPerMag1 chromosome 22, fPerMag1.2.pri, whole genome shotgun sequence DNA harbors:
- the bag5 gene encoding BAG family molecular chaperone regulator 5 isoform X2 codes for MAVRWLCSLFGKPFDGGKRMDPGMPQSPPQTQPPPPGFTVPAFVVPGFTVPGFTVPGFTVQHHPALIRLGEVHREVAALGPHVCTFSGLQNDREYKRLERELAKLQLEVDQVDTEGRADLQAARKRAAQEVEGLLRYMEENATHPSRLAIEQLSTEARSLVEDKIVAPQRSGGVAEINDELVDALQELVLKLTQVKTEGRIPLRKARYRALTRLCAVQEVIEGRTQQTLSLPLSDDTHEAVHRINNIMVKVSVARGQLVALLMGLSGRDSCAHLSRILTELQVELDALDVSGNSVVRNYRKQVVEEINGLLKQLDLEEEGDDTRRYDLAQNDSIREIEGVRSHVFQLREAVLRSCFMGDFSFRPKAELQSLVTRLDQVDTAKNPCIREARRRAVLEVQAVITFLDLREALTFRQPCPGEHPAYRAVWTVLGNLSELQAQVLGFDGKRADKSYLMLEELLTKQLLALDAVDPEGHEPTKVSRKQAVKFAQNILSYLDMKTDEWEY; via the exons ATGGCTGTACGTTGGCTATGCAG CCTGTTTGGGAAGCCCTTTGATGGAGGGAAGCGAATGGACCCAGGCATGCCTCAGTCCCCTCCCCAGacacagcctcctcctcctggcTTCACCGTACCCGCCTTTGTGGTACCCGGGTTCACCGTACCCGGGTTCACCGTACCCGGGTTCACCGTCCAGCACCACCCGGCCCTGATACGACTGGGCGAAGTGCACAGGGAGGTGGCTGCGCTTGGGCCTCATGTTTGTACCTTCAGTGGGCTTCAAAACGACAGAGAATACAAAAGACTGGAGAGAGAGCTGGCCAAGCTACAACTGGAGGTGGACCAG GTGGACACAGAGGGCCGCGCTGATCTGCAGGCCGCTCGTAAACGCGCCGCGCAggaggtggagggtctgctccGGTACATGGAGGAGAACGCCACGCATCCCTCCAGACTCGCCATAGAGCAGCTGAGCACCGAGGCACGCAGTCTGGTGGAGGACAAGATCGTCGCCCCCCAGAGGTCAGGAGGAGTGGCCGAAATCAACGATGAGCTGGTGGACGCGCTGCAGGAACTGGTGCTCAAACTCACACAG GTGAAGACAGAGGGCCGTATCCCTCTGAGGAAAGCTCGGTATCGCGCTTTGACTCGGCTGTGTGCGGTTCAGGAGGTGATCGAGGGCAGGACCCAGcagaccctctctctccctctgtctgatGATACACATGAGGCTGTGCACCGCATCAACAACATCATGGTCAAG GTCAGTGTGGCGAGAGGCCAGCTGGTGGCGCTGTTGATGGGTCTGAGTGGGCGGGACAGCTGTGCACACCTGTCAAGGATCCTGACGGAGCTGCAGGTTGAGCTGGATGCCCTGGACGTCTCTGGGAACAGTGTGGTCAGAAACTACAGGAAGCAGGTGGTGGAAGAGATCAACGGACTGTTAAAACAACTGgacctggaggaggagggagacgacACACGCAG ATATGACTTGGCTCAGAACGACTCTATCCGAGAGATCGAGGGGGTCCGCTCCCACGTGTTTCAGCTGCGAGAGGCCGTCCTCAGGAGCTGTTTCATGGGAGACTTCAGCTTCAGACCTAAAGCTGAGCTCCAGAGTCTGGTGACCCGCCTGGACCAGGTCGACACAGCCAAAAACCCCTGTATCAGAGAGGCCAGACGCAGAGCTGTGCTGGAGGTGCAGGCTGTCATCACCTTCCTCGACCTCAGGGAGGCGCTG ACTTTCCGACAGCCGTGCCCCGGGGAGCACCCAGCGTACCGCGCCGTGTGGACCGTCCTGGGTAACCTGTCCGAGCTCCAGGCGCAGGTGCTGGGCTTCGACGGTAAACGAGCCGATAAGAGCTACCTGATGCTGGAGGAGCTGCTGACCAAACAGCTCCTGGCTCTAGATGCAGTGGATCCAGAGGGACACGAACCCACCAAAGTGTCCCGAAAACAGGCGGTCAAGTTCGCCCAGAACATCCTCAGCTACCTGGACATGAAGACGGACGAGTGGGAGTACTGA
- the bag5 gene encoding BAG family molecular chaperone regulator 5 isoform X1, giving the protein MCAHVFGAIKGLFGKPFDGGKRMDPGMPQSPPQTQPPPPGFTVPAFVVPGFTVPGFTVPGFTVQHHPALIRLGEVHREVAALGPHVCTFSGLQNDREYKRLERELAKLQLEVDQVDTEGRADLQAARKRAAQEVEGLLRYMEENATHPSRLAIEQLSTEARSLVEDKIVAPQRSGGVAEINDELVDALQELVLKLTQVKTEGRIPLRKARYRALTRLCAVQEVIEGRTQQTLSLPLSDDTHEAVHRINNIMVKVSVARGQLVALLMGLSGRDSCAHLSRILTELQVELDALDVSGNSVVRNYRKQVVEEINGLLKQLDLEEEGDDTRRYDLAQNDSIREIEGVRSHVFQLREAVLRSCFMGDFSFRPKAELQSLVTRLDQVDTAKNPCIREARRRAVLEVQAVITFLDLREALTFRQPCPGEHPAYRAVWTVLGNLSELQAQVLGFDGKRADKSYLMLEELLTKQLLALDAVDPEGHEPTKVSRKQAVKFAQNILSYLDMKTDEWEY; this is encoded by the exons ATGTGTGCGCACGTATTTGGAGCCATCAAGGG CCTGTTTGGGAAGCCCTTTGATGGAGGGAAGCGAATGGACCCAGGCATGCCTCAGTCCCCTCCCCAGacacagcctcctcctcctggcTTCACCGTACCCGCCTTTGTGGTACCCGGGTTCACCGTACCCGGGTTCACCGTACCCGGGTTCACCGTCCAGCACCACCCGGCCCTGATACGACTGGGCGAAGTGCACAGGGAGGTGGCTGCGCTTGGGCCTCATGTTTGTACCTTCAGTGGGCTTCAAAACGACAGAGAATACAAAAGACTGGAGAGAGAGCTGGCCAAGCTACAACTGGAGGTGGACCAG GTGGACACAGAGGGCCGCGCTGATCTGCAGGCCGCTCGTAAACGCGCCGCGCAggaggtggagggtctgctccGGTACATGGAGGAGAACGCCACGCATCCCTCCAGACTCGCCATAGAGCAGCTGAGCACCGAGGCACGCAGTCTGGTGGAGGACAAGATCGTCGCCCCCCAGAGGTCAGGAGGAGTGGCCGAAATCAACGATGAGCTGGTGGACGCGCTGCAGGAACTGGTGCTCAAACTCACACAG GTGAAGACAGAGGGCCGTATCCCTCTGAGGAAAGCTCGGTATCGCGCTTTGACTCGGCTGTGTGCGGTTCAGGAGGTGATCGAGGGCAGGACCCAGcagaccctctctctccctctgtctgatGATACACATGAGGCTGTGCACCGCATCAACAACATCATGGTCAAG GTCAGTGTGGCGAGAGGCCAGCTGGTGGCGCTGTTGATGGGTCTGAGTGGGCGGGACAGCTGTGCACACCTGTCAAGGATCCTGACGGAGCTGCAGGTTGAGCTGGATGCCCTGGACGTCTCTGGGAACAGTGTGGTCAGAAACTACAGGAAGCAGGTGGTGGAAGAGATCAACGGACTGTTAAAACAACTGgacctggaggaggagggagacgacACACGCAG ATATGACTTGGCTCAGAACGACTCTATCCGAGAGATCGAGGGGGTCCGCTCCCACGTGTTTCAGCTGCGAGAGGCCGTCCTCAGGAGCTGTTTCATGGGAGACTTCAGCTTCAGACCTAAAGCTGAGCTCCAGAGTCTGGTGACCCGCCTGGACCAGGTCGACACAGCCAAAAACCCCTGTATCAGAGAGGCCAGACGCAGAGCTGTGCTGGAGGTGCAGGCTGTCATCACCTTCCTCGACCTCAGGGAGGCGCTG ACTTTCCGACAGCCGTGCCCCGGGGAGCACCCAGCGTACCGCGCCGTGTGGACCGTCCTGGGTAACCTGTCCGAGCTCCAGGCGCAGGTGCTGGGCTTCGACGGTAAACGAGCCGATAAGAGCTACCTGATGCTGGAGGAGCTGCTGACCAAACAGCTCCTGGCTCTAGATGCAGTGGATCCAGAGGGACACGAACCCACCAAAGTGTCCCGAAAACAGGCGGTCAAGTTCGCCCAGAACATCCTCAGCTACCTGGACATGAAGACGGACGAGTGGGAGTACTGA